The bacterium genome includes a window with the following:
- a CDS encoding type II toxin-antitoxin system HicA family toxin, giving the protein MTRQIRDLIRDLQRAGFVDRGGKGDHRNFAHPNVTKPITISGKEGDDAKHYQEKAVRLAIEEAKKWMRNIGM; this is encoded by the coding sequence ATGACAAGGCAGATTAGAGATCTCATAAGAGATTTACAAAGAGCAGGTTTTGTTGACAGAGGAGGCAAAGGAGATCATCGTAACTTTGCTCATCCAAATGTCACGAAGCCGATTACTATTTCAGGGAAAGAAGGCGATGACGCAAAGCACTATCAAGAAAAAGCTGTCCGCCTTGCCATAGAGGAGGCTAAGAAATGGATGAGGAATATAGGTATGTAA